One Lycium ferocissimum isolate CSIRO_LF1 unplaced genomic scaffold, AGI_CSIRO_Lferr_CH_V1 ctg7682, whole genome shotgun sequence genomic window, agtatataatagtaGTAAATTTTGAAGCCTGCATCTTATTGGACATAATTGAATGTTTGGCATGGAAATGGTTAACTTAATTAATGGGAGGACAATGAAATTCCAAGTTGCAAAATTAAGTAAAAAACTTCTGAATACAATACCAGACCAGATCGTAATAGGATTAATAATACAACTAAATAAGTCAGAAAGATAAATGTTGCACtaacatatatatcaaagcTTTAGCAGAAATtaataattctttctttttcttctgctAAACTACGGAATTTGAGTATCAAACAGAACTTAGTAATGCAGATGAATTGGTGATGAATGCTTCATCTTTCTTCACAATTCTTAGTCTCTTCACTTGATCAGCAAACTCGCTGTTTATAATCATAGTAATAACAAAAATATAAGTGTCATGTGCTGACGATGCAAGAGATATTTAAAACGGTCAGGTTACTTATAAAGTAATTAAGGTATATCTATGTGATAATATTAATTGGAACCTGATAAATGAGACATAGCAAATCTGTTATGACATGTTAAACTACGTACTCTCTGGAGTGAAACTAGGTGGAAGGATATATATACTGcacaaaaggggaaaaaggaacctttttttgggtaatttttttttccgtatGGATAAAACCGTTAATTTCTGTTATATAGGGAAATCTTCTAATGTAATAGCAAAAGGGTTCAAAAATTTACTTTAAGTCATAGGTTCAAGTCACAAATATGACATTCTAGTTTTTTCGAGAACTCTTGTATATACTCTTGGCATTTCCACTACATGTAGGCCGTAGGCGTATGGGTGGGCAGAGTTTGAATTTGGGCCGATCAATATGGCTTGAGTTAATAAATGGACGGGTCATTACATATCCAAAGATTAGTTAGGTTTGGTCAAGACGGACTAAAGGGTTATAGCCTAACTCACTCAACTTTGACTCAACTTTGACTTTGTTTATTTGTTTCGTATAATTTGTTCAATTACCAAACAAAACTAATATTCTTTTTTAGCTATgtataacatatcaaaaattATATATCTATGGGTTATCAATTTAGGCTACACATTTAGCCAAATCAGCTCAACTTTCTAATGGATGGAATTTGAATGGGTTGAAATTGGCTGAGCGAATAAATTATGTGTAATTAACAATTCTTTATGGATCATGTTTTCTTAAGCTAATTTTACCACCCTTAACTACATTTACACATGATaatatgaagagaaaaaaatcttTAACACTATCAGacaaattattttattcataaaGGGCAAAGATAAAGTTGTGATAAAACTCACTTCCATGGAACATCTCCAACAGTCCTCCATTGCTCATCCCTGTCCTTGTAAAATAAAGAGAACTCTGAATCATCTTGGAATAGCCTTAGCCCATCCATAGAATGTTTTCCTACACAACCAAATATGTTACAacacttcattcattttcaagAACTATTTTACATTATCAGTACAATTTAATCTGCTATAAAACTTGTTCTCAATTTCAGgttataaatttaattattatgaGCAATTACTTATAATAATTAGACCGGataataaaattagctcatgaaaACATGACCCTTTTGATTTGCCTAACTCGTCCAAGTTTGAGCGGTTTATTAATCCACTCATAAATTAACTCAGCCTGTCGATCTTAAAGTTAGGTTGATTTGGACTAAATATCTCAAATTGGCTCATGACAATTTTTATCCAAAACAAGCaaacaaaaagtaaaatttagCATAGAGTTGGGTGGATTGGATATGACTCATTGTTTAGCCCATCGATCTTGACCCAATCCATCTCAGTCCAAATAATGTTTGGACAGATTATTCACCCTCGCATATATCAACTCAACTCATTTTAACCCACCTAAATTCAACCCAACCCTCTTATTTGACACGCAACCtgtaatttcatttttaaatcacCTAATggtgaaaaaaattatactatcaATAAATGGAAGCTAAACTCTTTCAATATCGACAAAATTTTTGCTAGTTAGCAGTATGATTTTCCTATGAGAAATTTGGTATATTGGAACATACCAAACATGTGTTCTAGTTGAATTGCAAGGCTAGAATAGCTTGAATGTTCAAGAATGCAAATCTTCcttccaacaattactccatccATGTTAACTTTCACATATGAAAACTTCTCTTTGCTTTGAATGCCTTCAGCTTCATCATCATAGTTATTAATTTCCGTAAAATTTGTAGGATATTCACTTCTTGGATTATTCCCTAGTTGTGGATGCAAATGCTGCCAATCTATCAGCTCATCATAACCACCTGCGTGCAGTACTTAACACTAAGTCCATTATTTAAATTTCATGGATTTAGGTTGTGTATACActaaaaataacaatataaaGCTTTCTATACCATAAAAAAATCAATGGGTGATAGTGGGTTTATAACTAGTTTTATTAGGTTATCAATTAATGCATATggatttaattataattatcttataaatGACTTGATTGTGTAATTAATAATTTTACATCGGCGGGTACATAGAATTCAATTTAAGCTCCAATTTCAAAATTGTCTTAATCAGAAGCGGATCCCGGATTTGAATTCTATAGGTTCAATAATTAAGGTTCTTGACATATTGAATCCATTGAATTTTAAAGTTATGGATTAAAACCTactattttttgttgttttaatgAATTTTACACAAATTTATATTTCACGTCGGAAGTAATGGATTTAGATGAACCCGGTGTATGAACGATGCATTCACCACTAGTCTTAATCAACTACTCCCTTGCTTTTAACTTATGCGGCAGTatttgactcaaaataaaatttaggaAAGAAAGacaaacttttgaaacttgccGTCTCAAAACTGCCTTGTCATTTCTATCGCTAGAAAACATTCCATTAAAAGtacaatcaaatatttaaagttatattgttttcaaataaattgaacTCATGAATCTTATAACTTCCCGTAGTATGTACAAATGATTAAAGAAAAGACTTCATAAACAAATGatgaaataaaattgaaaattgggGAAAAATAAACATACCATGAGCAGATGGATAATAGGCCTCAGGCTGCAAAGTTCTGAGGCTAAGCCCCAAATCAATAAAGTTACTACCGTCCTTATTATTGCCTTGATAATAAACAGAAGAAAGAGTAGCATGGTTTAGAATATAGTCAGAAGAATTAGAATCCATTGATCACTCGTTCACAAAACAAATATTGCTATGTCAATGTAGATATATAGAAGCAAGAGATGCTTGAAACAGAGAAACATATAAGCTTTATATAGTAGTACTCGACAGTGGCACATCCAGAATTCAATTAGACGTATcgggttatatatatatatatatatagagagagagagagagagagagagcgagagagagagagagacacacACACAATTAGagttcggaaaagggccaaatgtACCCATGCTGTTGGAAAAGTCAAATATCCCGTTATACGCTAAAATTAGAATATCTCTCTTAGTTATCTTATTGGTTCAAATATCGCTTAAATACATTAAAGTTGTCTAAGGTGGACATCCGATCCTCGCGACACTAACATTTGATGAGATGGaagccacgtggcatgccacctcatcaCCTCTAACCCATTTTACACTTCCCCTCTATTTGTTTTCCACCACTAGCATATCCTTCCCCTCCACCACGATTGCCACCATTACCGTCACCATGACCACTCTATATATAGCCGGGATACATTGATGGTATATAGTGTGACCCGGTTGGTGTTGACACTTGAAAGTCCACAGACATTTGGGTTGTGCTTATAGTGTATTGCTTCTGGTTCAAGTGTAATGCTTCCTAATTAGATCGATACAATACCCTCTGTATTATTACTAAATTAATTCTGAATCATGGTATTCATGATATTCTTCTGTGGTTTAACaacaaata contains:
- the LOC132045706 gene encoding auxin-responsive protein IAA32-like isoform X1 — translated: MDSNSSDYILNHATLSSVYYQGNNKDGSNFIDLGLSLRTLQPEAYYPSAHVLHAGGYDELIDWQHLHPQLGNNPRSEYPTNFTEINNYDDEAEGIQSKEKFSYVKVNMDGVIVGRKICILEHSSYSSLAIQLEHMFGKHSMDGLRLFQDDSEFSLFYKDRDEQWRTVGDVPWNEFADQVKRLRIVKKDEAFITNSSALLSSV
- the LOC132045706 gene encoding auxin-responsive protein IAA32-like isoform X2 → MDSNSSDYILNHATLSSVYYQGNNKDGSNFIDLGLSLRTLQPEAYYPSAHGGYDELIDWQHLHPQLGNNPRSEYPTNFTEINNYDDEAEGIQSKEKFSYVKVNMDGVIVGRKICILEHSSYSSLAIQLEHMFGKHSMDGLRLFQDDSEFSLFYKDRDEQWRTVGDVPWNEFADQVKRLRIVKKDEAFITNSSALLSSV